The genomic interval AGTCCCACGCTTTGAACTTGGCAGACCTCGCATTGATGTAACCATTGTCCCATCAGGGCTTTACAGGGATTTGTTCTCAAACCTTATGGCTCTGCTTGATAAGGTGGTGGCAATGACAAAAGAACAGAATGAAGAAGACAACATACTCCGTGCAAATGTGCAAAGGACGAAGAAGATGCTTATGGAAAAAGGGATTCAAGAAGATATGGCAGAAAGGCTTGCTACTGTGAGGATATTCACCGAACCTCCAGGCGCTTATGGGACGGGACTTTCTAATGTGATACCCCTTTCTAACACATGGGAAAATGAAAAGCAGGTTATTGATGTCTATTTTATGCGGATGAGCCACATGTTCGGGCAGGGATTTTGGGGGAATAAAATTGGGAATGAGGAGTTAGGAGTTAAGAGTGATGAAGATGTGAGTCTTACAATCTTTAAAAATGCCCTTTCCGATACAAAGGTAGTGGTTCACAGCCGTTCAGGTAATGTTTATGCAACTCTTGATAACGATGATTTTTTCCAGTATCTTGGCGGAACTGCAATGGCAATCCGTGCAATTGACGGCAAGACACCTAAAGTTTATGTTACAAATATGTCCAATCCAAAACAGCCAAAACAGGAGACCCTTGAAAAATTTATGGGCAGTGAGATGAGGAGCAGGTATCTTAATCCAGAATGGATAAAGGCTATGATGAAAGAAGGATATGCAGGTGCGAGATTTATTGATAAGGTTGTAGAACATCTCTGGGGATGGCAAGTGACAGTGCCAGAGATAGTAGATTCAGCAAAATGGAATGAGATGTATGAAACCTATGTTCTGGATAGAAACGGACTTGGTATAAAGGAGATGTTCAGGCAATCAAAGAATATGTGGGCATACCAATCCATTGTAGCAAGGATGCTTGAGACAGTCAGAAAGGATTATTGGAGGGTTGATAAAAAGATTATTGAGACTCTCGCAAAGGAATATGCAGAAAGTGTTAAGGAGGTTGGTCTTGCATGCTGTGACCACACATGCAATAATCCAATGCTTACAAGATTTACAGCATCTGTTTTAATCTCAGTGCCTGGATTGAAAAATCAAGCGAGTGGATTTATGAAGGCATTGGATAAAATTAAAAATCCAGAACAACAGAGCAATAGCGTAGAAGTTCGTAAGCCTTCAGTCTTAAGCCTTCAGCCTAAATTAGCTCCTGATGGAAGAGGCAAAGGGGTGGAAGGCTATGAAATGCAGGATGTGAGTGCAACTGCTGGTGCATCATCTGCGCCAATTCCTTATCTTTTCCTTATCGGTTTTCTCGTGTTTATCGGGCTTATTGCATGGGGATTCAGGAAGAGGTCTTTGTAACCCATTGGATTATTTTATCAACCATTGCCCTTATAGTTGCCTCTTTTGGCATAATGGATACTTTTAATCCTGCCTTTTCTATTGCCTTTGCAGTCACAGGGCCTATGACGGCTATGGTTACATCTTTTAGAATCTCTATTGCGTCCTCACCTATTATCTCTATGAAATTATTGAAGGTTGCAGCGCTTGTAAATGTTGCAATAGAAATCCTTCCCTCTTTTAAAAATCTCTTTAGCCTCTTGCCATGCTTTTCAGGCTTTATTGCACGATATGCAGTAGGTGTGTCTATTTCTCCGCCAAGCTCTCTCACCTTCTCTGGAAATACCTCCCTTGCAACCTCGGCACGGGGTAAAAGGATTTTCAATCCCTTAAGGTTGAAGTCTGAAGTCTGAAGGCTGAAGGCTTTTATCAATCCTTCTGCATTGAATTCTTCTGGGATAATGTCCACTTTGACTCCATAATTTCTTATCGCCTCAGCAGTCTTTGTGCCTATGGCACATATTTTGATTCCTCTTAAATCTCTAATATCCCTGTTTTTATCAAGAAGTCTCTGCATGAAATATTTAAATCCATTTATGCTTGTAAATATAATCCAATTGTATGTTTCTATCTTATCTATTGATTCATCTAATTCCTTGTAACTTTCAGGCGGCACTATCTCTATGGTTGGAAACTCGAATACCTCTGCCCCTAAATCTTCGAGGGGCTCATAGTCTTTTGTATATTCTCTTGTGATTAAAATCCTCTGACCAAATAGGGGTTTATTTTCATACCATTTTAGTTTATCTCTTAATTTGACTACATTCCCAACAACCATCACAGCAGGAGGTTTGATATTTTCTTCTTTGACAAGCCCGGCAATATCTTTCAGATTGCTGACAACTGTTTTCTGGTCAGGCCTTGTTCCCCATCTCACAACTGCAGTTGGAGTATCAGGAGACTTACCATGATCTATAAGCCTTGAAGTTATGGCACTGATGTTTTTAACACCCATTAAAAAAACAAGGGTATCAAAACTATTTGCGAACTTTGTCCAGTCTATAGAACTTTCAGGTTTTGTTATATCTTCATTGCCTGTAATAACAGCAAAAGATGAAGAATATTTCCTGTGAGTAAGTGGAATGCCTGCATATGCAGGTGCAGCAATCGAAGAACTGACACCGGGTATTATCTCAAATTCTATGCCCTCATTTACAAGAACTTCTGCTTCTTCACCGCCTCTGCCGAATACAAAGGGATCACCGCCCTTTAATCTGCATACGATTTTGCCTTCTTTTGCCTTTTCAATGAGTGCCTGATTAATCTCATCCTGTGTCATTGCATGGTGTCCGCCCCTTTTACCAGCATATATGAATTCAGCTTCATGGCTTATATAATTCAGCATCTGTGCGTTTAGATGGAAATCATAGACTACAACCTCTGCCTTCTGCAGGCATCTTAAACCCTTTATTGTAAGAAGCCCTATATCCCCT from Dissulfurispira thermophila carries:
- the cobA gene encoding uroporphyrinogen-III C-methyltransferase produces the protein MKKGKVYLIGAGPGDIGLLTIKGLRCLQKAEVVVYDFHLNAQMLNYISHEAEFIYAGKRGGHHAMTQDEINQALIEKAKEGKIVCRLKGGDPFVFGRGGEEAEVLVNEGIEFEIIPGVSSSIAAPAYAGIPLTHRKYSSSFAVITGNEDITKPESSIDWTKFANSFDTLVFLMGVKNISAITSRLIDHGKSPDTPTAVVRWGTRPDQKTVVSNLKDIAGLVKEENIKPPAVMVVGNVVKLRDKLKWYENKPLFGQRILITREYTKDYEPLEDLGAEVFEFPTIEIVPPESYKELDESIDKIETYNWIIFTSINGFKYFMQRLLDKNRDIRDLRGIKICAIGTKTAEAIRNYGVKVDIIPEEFNAEGLIKAFSLQTSDFNLKGLKILLPRAEVAREVFPEKVRELGGEIDTPTAYRAIKPEKHGKRLKRFLKEGRISIATFTSAATFNNFIEIIGEDAIEILKDVTIAVIGPVTAKAIEKAGLKVSIMPKEATIRAMVDKIIQWVTKTSS